The Rhodothermales bacterium genomic sequence CGAAGTCGGCATTGATCCGGAATGCCCGACTCACGGGTTGACCGGTCGGCCCCGGGATTTCGAGGTTCTGGACGGTGATGAAGTCGTATTTGTCCCTCCAGAATCCCGTGAGCGTCAGGACATCGTTGCTGGAAAACTGGGTCCGCAGTCCGAGTTCATAACTGATGTCGACTTCCGGGTCCAGGTTCGGGTTGCCCAGGTCGGCGAAGAAGGACCGGTCCTGGAAGAACGGATCGAGTCCAGTGTAGACGAACGTGGGGTGGGGCAGGATGGTGGAATGGCCGTAGTTGAAGAACAATACCCGGTTTTCCTGGATCGGGAACGACACACGGAGCTTAGGCAGCATCCGGAACTTGGTCCGGAGACCGAACACGTTCACGGTGGCGTCCTTGTAATCCTGTCGGACCGACTCCAGGATGGGCGCCTGGGGATCATCCACCAGGCGGTCCACATAATCGCCCGGTGACCAGTACTCGAGACGGGTGCCGACGTTGGCAATCAAACCGCGGAACCGCACCTGATGGGTCACCCACAGGCCACCGCGCCTTGGCTTGACGCGCCAGATGTCCGACGACGTACCGAGTTCATTGGTGCTCTGCGCGTCTTCGCCCGATCCGATGGGGGCACCGTACCAGGGACGGATGATGTCAATCCACTGGTAATCGTTCAGCTTCAGTTCGAAACCGAGGTTCGTCTGGTGATTCTTCGATTCGGAGAACCGGGTGTAGGTTATCCGGGTCGTCCACTCCTCGGCGAAGTGGTCATGGAAGCGCGTGGCAATGCCGCCGTTGTTGAACAGCCCCGGTCCCGGCAGCACGAACAGGACATTGGGATCCACCGGCTGGCCGTTGTTGTCCAGGAACAGGTCGACCGGATAGGTGATGACCGATGCCGGGTCCAACTGGGAATCCACGACCGAAGGTCGCCACTCACGACCGTTCGCATCGGCCCGGAGCCGGGTGAACAGACGCGACACCTGGATGTCATAGAACGAGCTCTCGTTCAGCACGTGCGACCATTTGACGTACGAAATGACGTTGTCATGGGCGTAGGTATTGCCGTTGTCCGGTTGCAACGAGAACGCATACTGGAAGCCGGGCGAGACGACCGATTCATTCCCCGTCACCTGCAGCATCCGCGTATTCTGGTTCACCGTCAGGCTGCGCTGCAGGGAGGCCTGGACGCGCATGCCAGGATTGACGAGCCAGGTCAACTTCGAGATGCCATTCCACCGGTTGCCCGTCCGGGGCATGAAGAAATCCGTGTCGACCAGCGAACTGCGGACCTGCTCCGGATTGGAAATCAGACGGGTGAAGCCGTCCGACAACTGGACCTGGCCGGACAGGAAGAACCGGAGCGTGCCCTTCTTTATGGGCCCGCTCAGGTTGAATTCGTAGATCTCTTCCTTGAAATTGGATTCGGCGTCCTTGTTGAACCCGAGATGGTCCCGCTTGTGGGTGAAGAAGCCCCGGAATTCGTCGGTACCATCCTGCGTCTGGACGCTGACGACCCCCGAGGTGACGTCTCCGTATTCGGCACCCACGCCACCGGTCGTGACCTCAACCTCCTCGAAGGCATTCGATCCGAGATCCAGTCCGAATCCGGTTCCGGCCAGCGGGTCCTTCGCGGAAACGCCGTCCACGATGAATCCCGTTTCATTGGCACGCCCGCCGCGAATGTACAAGCCCGTCGGGTCGCGGGTCACGCCCACCTGGGAGGCCACGGCAGCCTGGACGTCCCGGAGGGGAGCCGCATTCATTTCCTCGCGCGTAATCCGTGAGGTGGAAGCCGACTCCTCCACATCAACGAGGGGGCGGTCGCCCACGATGACGACCTCGTCCTCGGTGGACAGGACGGCTTCGCCGAGTTCCACATCCAGCGTCGTGGTTTCTCCATCCCGGATGACAATACCGGTGAAGAGCTTGGTTTCGAATCCGATGTAGGACACCCGGACCGTATACTCTCCGGCCCGCACGCCGGGCACGGAATACCGACCGTCGGTATCCGTGGCCGCGCCGCTCGACGTTCCGACGATGATGACGTTGACGCCGATCAAGGGGTCCCCGAAATCAGCATCGATGATGCGTCCTGCCAGGGTACCCTGTGCCCATACGGCAGGCACCATGCCCGCCAGCAAAAGCAGGGAGAGGATGTGCTTCAATCTCTTCATCGCTTCGGGAATTGCAAGGCATCCAGCAGGGCCCGGACGACGAGTACACCGGCCGGATCGGCCGAGCCCGGCGCCACGAAGTTCTCCTGGTTGTTCAATTCATTCACCAACGGCAGGGAGAACAGGGCAATGCGCCGGTCCGAACTGATGGACGCCACGGACGTCGGGTTCGTCCAGGTTCCCGACGCGCCCGTGGACGAACGGTACGTGAACGCGCCCTGGTACAACGCGTCGATATTGGCGCCCGTCGTGATGTAAGGGCGGATATTGATGAAGAACCGGGTGGACTCCAGCGGAGGCAGTCCCAGGATTTGGCCGACCGACGTGGGCGACACGGCTGCGCCATTGGCCAACTCCAGTCGTCGGACCGAATCGGGAACGACCAGCGGTTCATTCAACGGGAGCAGCAGGATGGCTGCGTTGTCCGTGAATTCCGTATCGCCTGCCGGAACAGATATGGGGCTGTGCACGAGCATCTTGCCGCCGGCATCGAAGAAATCACTCAGGACGGGGGCCACGAACGGCAGATTGTCCGTGCCGATGTTTCCCGTCGTGCTGGTGGACACCCAGTAGATGTACTTGAACAACGACAGCGTCATGCGCAGGGCTGGCTCCGCAACGGGGGGCAGGGCAAAGGCGCGCGGAACGGTTCCAGACGAACCGGTGGTGAACGGTTCACTGATGTCCCAGACATCCACACCATATCCACCGGGCATGTACGCTTCCAGGATGTCGATATGGTAGTCCCGGACCAGCTCATTACTGGCCAATCGGAAATCGTTCACGTACAGGACGTCCGAGGTATTGCGACGCACGCGCCACGTATGGCGCTCGATCGTGC encodes the following:
- a CDS encoding TonB-dependent receptor, which codes for MKRLKHILSLLLLAGMVPAVWAQGTLAGRIIDADFGDPLIGVNVIIVGTSSGAATDTDGRYSVPGVRAGEYTVRVSYIGFETKLFTGIVIRDGETTTLDVELGEAVLSTEDEVVIVGDRPLVDVEESASTSRITREEMNAAPLRDVQAAVASQVGVTRDPTGLYIRGGRANETGFIVDGVSAKDPLAGTGFGLDLGSNAFEEVEVTTGGVGAEYGDVTSGVVSVQTQDGTDEFRGFFTHKRDHLGFNKDAESNFKEEIYEFNLSGPIKKGTLRFFLSGQVQLSDGFTRLISNPEQVRSSLVDTDFFMPRTGNRWNGISKLTWLVNPGMRVQASLQRSLTVNQNTRMLQVTGNESVVSPGFQYAFSLQPDNGNTYAHDNVISYVKWSHVLNESSFYDIQVSRLFTRLRADANGREWRPSVVDSQLDPASVITYPVDLFLDNNGQPVDPNVLFVLPGPGLFNNGGIATRFHDHFAEEWTTRITYTRFSESKNHQTNLGFELKLNDYQWIDIIRPWYGAPIGSGEDAQSTNELGTSSDIWRVKPRRGGLWVTHQVRFRGLIANVGTRLEYWSPGDYVDRLVDDPQAPILESVRQDYKDATVNVFGLRTKFRMLPKLRVSFPIQENRVLFFNYGHSTILPHPTFVYTGLDPFFQDRSFFADLGNPNLDPEVDISYELGLRTQFSSNDVLTLTGFWRDKYDFITVQNLEIPGPTGQPVSRAFRINADFARVRGLEASYQKRIGTWFLGQLSASWSRATGLSSTNNEALSQFLQNGNIDNTFETPLAWDRPLDVKASVTLTRGADERLFGIPGTRNLRTYVSTTYRSGQRYTPVEFKGNDVNPFTGERDWRPIYETVQDPAKRYSEIGAAWWWFDLNVQKTVPMAGTNVVFSLAVTNLFNQQNSIIVNPVTGKAYPDIDPNAVNMASLRGNPEYDVSSGTRDLRYDDPDSAGLPPLNPARFLPQRHIMLGVAFRF